The following proteins come from a genomic window of Vallitaleaceae bacterium 9-2:
- a CDS encoding malate permease yields MLDAFSKIIPILLLIGFGFYLNNRHTISDEVISGLRKGIVNIALPAVLFLTFKNMVIEKEFYLVTLITFVMLILFYSLGYFISKTPYMHTNLTPFFMTSTAFGTIGITLYSAVYGMEYLDQYTIFGIGHEFFVWFIYITLIRQHFEKSRFSWKTIKGFAESPLIIAIVLGIALNLTGIGRQIETNFIWLGIENTLEYLAGLITPLLLIIIGFTLKIERQYLQEAAKLVFVRLVIMLSIGYLVKFFWINNLIETNPFFDFGFFTFLILPPPFSLPVFISEYETKESEAILSNALVLSTIVCVILFISAFILIQ; encoded by the coding sequence ATGTTAGATGCGTTCTCCAAAATCATACCCATTTTACTTTTAATTGGATTTGGATTTTATTTAAATAATCGGCATACAATCTCAGACGAAGTCATTAGCGGCTTACGAAAAGGTATTGTCAATATTGCATTACCTGCAGTACTATTTTTAACGTTTAAAAATATGGTCATTGAAAAAGAATTCTACTTAGTTACACTCATTACATTTGTTATGTTAATTTTGTTTTATAGTTTGGGATATTTTATCTCCAAAACACCGTATATGCATACGAATTTGACACCTTTTTTTATGACATCAACGGCCTTTGGAACGATAGGAATTACACTATATTCAGCAGTTTATGGAATGGAATACTTGGATCAATATACGATTTTTGGCATAGGGCATGAATTTTTTGTTTGGTTTATTTATATAACGTTGATTCGACAACATTTTGAAAAAAGTCGCTTTTCATGGAAGACGATTAAGGGTTTTGCTGAATCGCCGTTAATTATTGCCATTGTTTTAGGAATTGCATTAAACCTTACAGGAATAGGGCGACAGATTGAGACGAATTTTATTTGGTTAGGTATAGAAAATACCCTAGAGTATTTGGCGGGGTTAATTACGCCATTACTTTTGATTATTATTGGCTTTACGCTTAAAATCGAGCGGCAATATCTTCAAGAAGCAGCAAAACTAGTGTTTGTTCGACTGGTTATCATGTTATCCATAGGATACTTGGTGAAATTTTTTTGGATCAATAATTTAATAGAGACCAATCCGTTTTTTGATTTTGGGTTTTTTACATTTCTCATTTTACCACCACCATTTTCACTGCCTGTATTTATAAGTGAATATGAGACGAAGGAAAGTGAAGCCATTTTGTCGAATGCCTTAGTTTTGTCGACAATTGTTTGTGTGATACTCTTTATTAGTGCATTTATTTTGATTCAATAA
- a CDS encoding CapA family protein → MLKIVKRKAIIKVAFLFMFFFIGGLTGCGSDDLELKANFTRRARSNADIHAKVERNIIRQNQENRINTVSIGAVGDLMFHNTQISRAYDEKTGQYDFLDSFTHIKPYLHEVDYVFGNFETTLPGSEYSGYPLFRTPDTVLDAITDAGIDFLATANNHSLDSGEYGMQRTIEQLNMRQIPFTGTFSSWEEREPYKIVEVEEISFAVVNYTYATNGLTIAGKMDQINTLDYYNKDKLAELYLDVAAAEASGCDYVIVMMHFGYEYVSLESERIQRDIVKELIANGADIIFGGHPHVLQPVELFYEVDGTIFEEPKVVIYSLGNFIASQRNVEKLGGNTDLGVIFNIYFKTYDCQRPKMTGIGFLPTYTLWQTDTITTIPITTDLSLLDQYNLDIDTYRYTPWDDNRIAFGKKYTVAHLMRYIDSEIDTQDKIYMDKGFYRYDFE, encoded by the coding sequence ATGCTTAAAATAGTTAAGAGAAAAGCAATCATTAAGGTTGCTTTTCTTTTCATGTTCTTTTTCATTGGAGGATTGACAGGATGTGGGTCAGATGATCTTGAATTGAAGGCAAACTTCACACGAAGAGCGCGGTCAAATGCAGATATTCATGCAAAAGTTGAAAGGAATATTATACGACAAAATCAAGAAAATCGCATAAATACTGTTTCAATAGGTGCAGTCGGTGACTTAATGTTTCATAATACCCAGATTTCACGTGCCTATGATGAAAAAACAGGTCAGTATGACTTTTTGGATAGTTTCACACATATAAAGCCGTATTTACATGAGGTGGATTATGTATTTGGAAATTTTGAAACAACATTACCTGGGAGTGAGTATTCAGGTTATCCGTTATTTAGAACACCAGATACGGTTTTAGATGCCATAACAGATGCCGGTATTGATTTTTTAGCAACAGCAAATAACCATAGCTTAGATAGTGGTGAATATGGAATGCAGCGTACGATTGAACAGCTGAATATGCGCCAGATTCCTTTTACAGGAACGTTTAGTTCTTGGGAAGAACGCGAACCGTATAAAATAGTTGAGGTGGAAGAGATTAGCTTTGCAGTCGTCAATTATACATATGCCACCAACGGTCTTACAATTGCCGGGAAAATGGATCAGATTAATACACTCGATTATTATAACAAAGACAAACTTGCAGAGCTTTATTTGGATGTAGCTGCTGCAGAAGCGTCCGGATGTGATTATGTGATTGTAATGATGCATTTTGGATATGAGTATGTTAGTTTGGAAAGTGAACGTATTCAACGAGATATTGTAAAAGAATTGATTGCTAATGGTGCAGATATTATTTTTGGTGGACATCCCCATGTTCTTCAACCTGTTGAACTTTTTTATGAAGTCGATGGAACGATATTCGAGGAACCTAAAGTGGTTATTTATTCCCTAGGTAATTTTATCGCTTCTCAACGAAATGTAGAGAAGCTTGGTGGAAATACAGATCTTGGAGTTATTTTTAATATTTATTTCAAAACGTATGATTGCCAAAGACCAAAAATGACAGGTATTGGATTTTTACCGACATATACTTTGTGGCAGACGGATACCATTACAACAATTCCCATAACAACAGATTTGTCCTTGTTGGATCAGTATAATCTTGATATTGATACATACAGATATACACCATGGGATGACAACCGAATTGCATTTGGGAAAAAATATACAGTGGCACATTTGATGCGATATATTGATAGTGAAATAGATACTCAGGACAAAATATATATGGATAAAGGCTTTTATCGTTATGATTTTGAATAG
- a CDS encoding HDIG domain-containing protein — MKGQERFKRTIPIIGMLIFIVVAVIGMINESVNIAELITRLILVGTILTLVAYIFNVYYEPTLFSKNLHLMYWTFVLVGFIPSVFLLPFNAYILPLLLTTALISTMIDSKLALMTHFVISFLLLMIVALPLEIYMMYVVAGLFINYVMPYVKKRQQIVYVAISTTLLMMLLVVVGHLMQFGHLLGFSYGNMFLAGLNGMLVIVLAQGSEPMWEAVFNITSEAQLIELGSANQPLMKRLLVEAPGTYHHSMMVANLAEKAALDIQANYQLARVGAMYHDIGKIEEPQYFSENQNGKNIHDDLSPDASAHYIIRHIEKGLALAKEYKLPKNIVNIIKEHHGDSVVAYFYNKAVSHSDGFTIDVEEFKYEGPKPQTKEAAIVMLADCVDAATKGLDLNERDKDQIIQLIDQVILTVITNHQLNESPLRFDELPVIANAFLQVYNGLYHERVKYDRELIEQ; from the coding sequence GTGAAAGGTCAAGAGAGGTTTAAACGAACCATTCCTATAATTGGAATGTTAATATTTATTGTTGTTGCAGTTATTGGAATGATAAATGAAAGTGTAAATATTGCAGAATTAATTACCCGTTTAATTTTGGTCGGCACTATTCTTACATTGGTTGCATATATTTTTAATGTGTATTATGAACCTACACTTTTTTCGAAAAATTTACATCTGATGTATTGGACTTTTGTTTTAGTTGGCTTTATACCTTCAGTTTTTTTGTTGCCTTTTAACGCCTACATACTCCCATTGCTTTTAACCACAGCACTTATTTCAACAATGATTGATTCGAAGCTAGCGTTAATGACACATTTTGTGATATCCTTTTTATTACTTATGATTGTGGCATTACCGCTAGAGATATATATGATGTATGTTGTTGCAGGCTTGTTTATTAATTATGTTATGCCTTATGTGAAAAAAAGGCAGCAAATTGTTTATGTGGCGATTTCAACAACATTGTTGATGATGCTATTGGTTGTTGTCGGGCATTTAATGCAATTTGGACATTTACTAGGATTTTCTTATGGTAACATGTTTTTAGCAGGATTAAACGGAATGCTGGTGATTGTTTTGGCACAAGGAAGCGAGCCCATGTGGGAAGCTGTTTTTAATATTACGTCTGAAGCGCAGCTTATTGAACTAGGTAGTGCAAATCAGCCCCTGATGAAACGATTGCTAGTAGAGGCTCCGGGAACGTACCATCATAGTATGATGGTGGCTAACTTAGCAGAAAAGGCGGCATTAGATATTCAGGCGAATTATCAATTAGCTAGAGTTGGAGCTATGTATCATGATATTGGAAAAATTGAAGAGCCACAATATTTTTCGGAAAATCAAAATGGAAAGAATATCCATGATGATTTATCACCGGATGCAAGTGCACATTATATCATTCGCCATATCGAAAAAGGCCTTGCTCTAGCAAAAGAGTATAAATTACCAAAAAACATTGTAAATATTATAAAAGAGCATCATGGGGATTCGGTTGTGGCTTATTTTTATAATAAAGCAGTATCACACAGTGATGGATTTACAATTGATGTTGAAGAATTTAAGTATGAAGGACCTAAGCCACAAACGAAAGAAGCAGCGATTGTCATGTTGGCAGATTGTGTGGATGCAGCGACAAAAGGTCTTGATTTAAATGAACGCGATAAGGATCAAATTATACAATTGATTGATCAAGTGATTTTAACGGTTATTACGAACCATCAATTAAATGAAAGTCCGTTGCGCTTTGATGAGCTTCCCGTTATTGCAAATGCATTTCTTCAAGTATATAATGGACTGTATCATGAGCGTGTAAAATATGACAGGGAGTTGATAGAACAATGA
- a CDS encoding DUF3048 domain-containing protein, producing the protein MKNKKQRTIVILAIILVVILGVIVVSLLKAKSNEASRVPDEPVSEAETIVDTEPEVEPEPEPEPEPEPEPEPEPEPEPEPIGPLSLYTGLPTSEEVYLRRPIGIMISNIKSALPQYGISQADILYETVVEGGITRLLAVFQDFDAEKIGPIRSARHYYMDFALDHDAIYTHVGQSTYAKTAFRELDVNRFYGLSHLDELFTFLDPKRVRPHSTFTSYELLMNTWDVLEYPKEIDIDAKRKLNFIEWTGEVEGTTETENTAIQENGFINKLSLDYSGAYGTNPEFIYNDELGVYERYQFGKKHIDALNDQQLAFENIILQYTSIWTIKGDPLGCMDMTLLTEGEGLYLADGVAVPITWSKTSHNSPTQYFTEDGAPLLLNPGKTFISVYPKHRTDYITME; encoded by the coding sequence TTGAAAAATAAAAAACAACGTACTATAGTTATTCTTGCGATTATCCTAGTTGTTATTCTTGGGGTTATTGTAGTGAGTCTACTTAAGGCAAAAAGTAATGAAGCTTCTCGTGTACCAGATGAACCTGTGAGTGAAGCTGAAACCATTGTGGATACAGAACCTGAAGTTGAGCCGGAGCCAGAACCGGAACCGGAGCCAGAACCAGAGCCAGAGCCAGAGCCAGAGCCAGAGCCAGAACCTATAGGGCCTTTAAGCTTGTATACAGGCTTACCAACTTCAGAAGAAGTCTATTTACGCCGTCCAATTGGGATTATGATCAGCAACATTAAATCGGCGCTTCCACAATATGGAATATCCCAAGCAGATATCCTTTATGAAACAGTTGTTGAAGGGGGAATCACCCGACTTTTGGCCGTTTTTCAGGATTTTGATGCGGAAAAAATAGGACCTATTCGTAGTGCGCGTCATTATTATATGGACTTTGCATTGGACCATGATGCGATTTATACCCATGTAGGTCAATCAACCTATGCAAAGACAGCTTTTAGAGAGCTTGATGTTAACCGGTTTTATGGATTAAGTCACTTAGATGAATTGTTTACATTTTTAGATCCAAAACGGGTGCGTCCACATAGTACATTTACATCCTACGAACTATTGATGAATACATGGGATGTATTGGAATATCCAAAAGAAATTGATATTGATGCAAAACGAAAATTAAACTTTATTGAATGGACAGGTGAAGTCGAAGGCACAACAGAGACAGAAAACACAGCTATTCAAGAGAATGGGTTCATAAACAAATTGTCCTTGGATTATTCAGGAGCATATGGGACAAATCCTGAGTTTATCTATAATGACGAACTAGGTGTATATGAACGCTATCAATTCGGGAAAAAACATATAGATGCCCTAAATGACCAGCAGCTAGCTTTTGAAAATATTATTTTGCAATACACGTCAATATGGACGATTAAAGGAGATCCTCTCGGTTGTATGGACATGACGCTTTTGACTGAAGGCGAAGGTTTATATTTGGCGGATGGAGTTGCTGTACCTATTACTTGGAGTAAAACTAGTCATAATTCACCAACACAGTATTTTACAGAAGATGGTGCCCCATTATTATTGAACCCGGGAAAAACATTTATTAGTGTTTATCCTAAACACCGTACTGACTATATAACAATGGAGTGA
- the rpsU gene encoding 30S ribosomal protein S21 — translation MSNVTIKDNETLDSALRRFKRNCAKAGIMQEIRKREHYEKPSVKRKKKSEAARKRKFK, via the coding sequence ATGTCAAACGTAACGATTAAAGACAACGAAACCTTAGATAGCGCATTAAGAAGGTTCAAAAGAAACTGCGCCAAAGCGGGTATTATGCAAGAAATTCGTAAAAGAGAACATTACGAAAAACCAAGCGTAAAACGTAAGAAAAAGTCTGAAGCTGCTAGAAAGCGTAAGTTTAAATAG
- a CDS encoding methionine gamma-lyase family protein: MTNTIYEQLGISNQVLSVSNAVEKDLERRFREIDRIAEANQLKVLHAMQVHRLSDMHFNQTNGYGYNDIGRDTLENVYASVFHTEAALVRPQLISGTHALTVALSGNLRPGDEILAPAGKLYDTLQGVIGIIPTKGSLSEYGITYAQVDLLEDFSFDFEGIKHAINDRTKLISIQKSKGYDWRPTFSNKQIGELIDYIRQIKPEVIIMVDNCYGEFVEYDEPSDYGADLVVGSLIKNPGGGIAPSGGYIAGKQEYVENAAIRLSAPGLGKEVGASHGMTHSLFQGLFLAPTVVASAHKTALFASKLYEKLGFNVMPQSSQPRYDIIQAIDMGTKENVIAFCRGIQAGAPVDSFVTPVPWEMPGYDAEVIMAAGAFVQGSSIELSADAPIKPPFTVYFQGGLTYHHGKFGVMKSLQAMVDDTDFELKV; this comes from the coding sequence ATGACCAACACGATTTATGAACAACTTGGAATAAGCAACCAGGTCCTTTCCGTAAGCAATGCTGTGGAAAAGGACCTGGAACGACGTTTTAGGGAAATAGACCGTATAGCTGAAGCCAATCAATTAAAAGTATTACATGCAATGCAAGTACATCGATTAAGCGATATGCATTTTAACCAGACCAATGGATATGGGTATAACGATATTGGACGGGATACCTTGGAAAATGTTTATGCTTCCGTATTTCATACGGAAGCTGCTTTAGTTCGTCCTCAATTAATTTCGGGGACACATGCACTGACAGTTGCCTTAAGTGGAAATTTACGGCCGGGTGATGAAATTTTAGCACCTGCTGGAAAGCTCTATGATACATTGCAAGGGGTTATTGGAATTATACCTACAAAAGGGTCTTTAAGTGAATATGGTATAACATATGCACAGGTAGATTTATTAGAAGACTTTTCATTCGATTTTGAAGGCATAAAACATGCTATTAATGATCGAACAAAATTGATTTCGATTCAAAAATCGAAAGGATATGATTGGCGACCGACTTTTTCCAATAAACAAATTGGTGAGCTGATTGATTACATTCGTCAAATCAAACCTGAGGTCATTATTATGGTAGATAATTGTTATGGAGAGTTTGTTGAGTATGATGAGCCTAGTGATTATGGTGCTGACTTGGTGGTTGGATCGTTAATAAAAAACCCGGGAGGAGGAATTGCTCCATCTGGTGGCTATATTGCCGGTAAACAAGAATATGTTGAAAATGCGGCCATACGTTTATCCGCTCCAGGTCTTGGAAAAGAAGTCGGTGCTTCTCACGGAATGACACATAGTTTGTTCCAAGGGTTATTTTTGGCTCCTACCGTTGTAGCATCAGCACATAAAACAGCTTTATTTGCATCCAAATTATATGAAAAACTAGGTTTTAATGTGATGCCACAAAGTAGTCAGCCGCGTTATGATATAATACAAGCGATTGATATGGGGACAAAAGAAAATGTCATTGCTTTTTGCCGTGGAATACAGGCTGGTGCCCCTGTGGATAGCTTTGTAACGCCAGTGCCATGGGAAATGCCAGGATATGACGCTGAGGTGATTATGGCAGCCGGTGCTTTTGTGCAAGGCTCTTCCATTGAACTTAGTGCTGATGCGCCAATCAAGCCACCGTTTACCGTGTATTTTCAAGGTGGGCTAACGTATCATCATGGTAAATTTGGCGTAATGAAGTCGCTACAAGCAATGGTGGATGACACGGACTTTGAATTGAAAGTGTAA
- the alaS gene encoding alanine--tRNA ligase translates to MKSYGVNELRKMYLEFFESKGHLRADSFPLVPKNDKSLLLINSGMAPLKPYFTGQETPPKNRMTTCQKCIRTGDIENVGKTARHGTFFEMLGNFSFGDYFKKEAIAWAWEFFTQVLEIPKDILYVSVYEEDDEAEKIWHEQENVPMDRIVRMGKEDNFWEHGLGPCGPCSEIYVDRGKEYGCDDPNCTVGCECDRFVEIWNLVFTQFEKMENGDYVPLKNPNIDTGMGLERLAMMMQGVNSFFDVDTMQVIRDAICKKAKVTYLENKETDVSIRVITDHIRSVTFMTSDGILPSNEGRGYVLRRLLRRAARHGKLLGIQGAFLKELAQIVIESSKDGYPELKEKEAYILKVLTTEEERFAETIDQGIAILNTYLDELEDQTVLSGEKAFKLYDTYGFPLDLTIEIAEEKGVRVDQEAFAEEMKAQRDRARNAREESNYMGAEETVYHKLEIGIGEKFVGYQQLEMVSEITGLTQGNHVVTSISSGEKVSVIVHETPFYATSGGQQADIGYMETATGKVRIDDVINVVGNNIAHIGEVVEGDLEIGQEVRLSVDENHRFATAKNHSATHLLQKALKTVLGDHIEQAGSSVSADRLRFDFTHFEAIGKDDLKAVENLVNEQIQKGLSVHIEEMSIAQAKELGAMALFGEKYGETVRVVNIDGYSIELCGGTHLSNISEIGLFKIVSEGGVAAGVRRIEALTGQGAINYYHSIERTLNAVAEKARCEVGQVETKLQTLLDEIKELKRENEQLKSKAASSIVDDLLTDKISIGDIEIITAEVEGFDANRLRDLGDKLQEKLNQGVVVLASNNNGKVLLSVMASDFAVQKGAHAGKIISAIAKIVGGGGGGKPQIAQAGGKDTSKIAQALEKAVELLGEQVNA, encoded by the coding sequence GTGAAAAGCTATGGAGTAAACGAACTAAGAAAAATGTATCTCGAATTCTTTGAAAGCAAGGGCCATCTTCGAGCCGATAGTTTTCCTTTGGTTCCTAAAAATGATAAAAGTTTGTTGTTAATTAATTCAGGAATGGCACCATTAAAACCTTATTTTACAGGTCAAGAAACACCCCCAAAAAATCGAATGACAACATGCCAAAAATGTATTCGTACAGGCGACATTGAAAATGTAGGAAAAACAGCTCGTCATGGAACATTTTTTGAGATGCTTGGAAACTTTTCTTTTGGAGATTATTTTAAAAAAGAAGCAATTGCATGGGCTTGGGAATTTTTTACGCAAGTTTTAGAAATTCCTAAAGATATTCTATATGTATCGGTGTATGAAGAAGATGATGAAGCGGAAAAGATATGGCACGAACAAGAGAACGTTCCAATGGACCGTATTGTACGCATGGGCAAAGAAGATAACTTCTGGGAACATGGACTCGGACCATGTGGACCATGTTCAGAAATCTATGTAGACCGTGGAAAAGAATATGGATGTGATGATCCAAACTGTACTGTTGGTTGCGAATGTGACCGTTTTGTTGAGATTTGGAACCTTGTGTTTACCCAATTTGAAAAAATGGAAAATGGCGACTATGTACCACTAAAAAATCCTAATATTGATACAGGAATGGGGCTTGAACGTCTGGCTATGATGATGCAAGGGGTCAACTCATTTTTTGATGTGGATACGATGCAGGTTATTCGTGATGCAATATGTAAAAAAGCAAAGGTGACTTATTTAGAAAATAAAGAGACGGATGTTAGCATTCGTGTAATTACAGACCATATTCGTTCCGTGACTTTTATGACTTCAGATGGTATTTTGCCTTCCAATGAAGGGCGTGGATATGTACTTCGTCGTTTGCTTCGTCGTGCGGCGCGTCATGGTAAACTTTTGGGAATTCAAGGCGCTTTTTTGAAGGAATTAGCACAAATTGTTATTGAATCTAGCAAAGATGGCTATCCGGAATTAAAAGAAAAAGAAGCGTATATTCTGAAGGTGCTAACAACAGAAGAAGAACGTTTTGCAGAAACGATTGACCAAGGAATTGCAATTTTAAATACATACCTAGATGAATTAGAAGATCAGACAGTATTAAGTGGGGAAAAAGCATTTAAACTATATGATACATATGGTTTCCCATTAGATTTAACGATTGAGATTGCTGAGGAAAAGGGTGTTCGAGTTGATCAAGAAGCTTTTGCCGAAGAAATGAAAGCTCAAAGAGATCGCGCGCGTAATGCCCGAGAAGAATCCAACTATATGGGCGCAGAAGAAACTGTATACCATAAGTTGGAAATCGGAATTGGTGAAAAATTTGTAGGATATCAGCAACTAGAAATGGTCAGTGAAATTACTGGATTAACTCAAGGCAACCATGTTGTTACAAGTATTTCAAGTGGAGAAAAAGTGAGTGTTATCGTACATGAGACACCTTTTTACGCAACAAGTGGTGGACAGCAAGCTGATATTGGATATATGGAAACGGCAACAGGAAAAGTGCGTATTGATGATGTCATCAATGTAGTTGGAAATAATATTGCACATATCGGTGAAGTGGTCGAAGGCGATTTAGAAATCGGACAAGAGGTTCGCTTAAGTGTTGATGAGAATCATCGCTTTGCAACAGCGAAAAACCATAGTGCAACACACTTGCTTCAAAAAGCTTTAAAGACAGTTTTAGGCGATCATATTGAACAAGCAGGTTCAAGTGTATCAGCTGATCGGTTACGGTTTGACTTTACACATTTTGAGGCCATTGGAAAAGACGATCTTAAAGCCGTTGAAAACTTAGTCAATGAACAGATTCAAAAAGGACTTAGTGTTCATATAGAAGAAATGTCGATTGCTCAAGCAAAAGAGTTGGGCGCGATGGCATTATTTGGAGAAAAATATGGAGAAACGGTTCGTGTGGTTAATATAGATGGATACAGCATTGAACTGTGTGGTGGAACACACTTATCGAACATCTCTGAAATCGGATTATTTAAAATTGTATCTGAAGGTGGTGTTGCTGCAGGTGTACGTCGTATTGAAGCTTTAACTGGTCAGGGAGCGATTAATTACTATCACTCGATCGAACGTACATTAAATGCTGTAGCAGAAAAAGCGCGCTGTGAAGTGGGACAAGTTGAGACGAAGCTACAAACGCTACTCGATGAAATTAAGGAATTGAAACGAGAAAATGAACAACTAAAATCAAAGGCAGCTTCTTCTATTGTCGATGACTTATTGACCGATAAAATATCTATAGGAGATATTGAAATCATTACAGCTGAGGTTGAAGGTTTTGATGCGAACCGTCTAAGAGACTTAGGCGATAAGCTTCAAGAAAAATTGAACCAAGGAGTCGTTGTTCTTGCATCGAATAATAATGGTAAAGTATTGTTAAGTGTCATGGCAAGTGATTTTGCGGTTCAAAAAGGCGCACATGCCGGGAAAATCATATCCGCCATTGCAAAAATTGTTGGCGGTGGTGGTGGTGGAAAACCACAGATTGCTCAAGCCGGAGGAAAAGATACAAGCAAAATAGCGCAAGCGCTTGAAAAAGCTGTTGAGTTGCTTGGAGAGCAAGTCAATGCTTAA
- a CDS encoding GatB/YqeY domain-containing protein: MSLKEQLFTDMKDAMKAKDSLRKNTIQSVRTAVLQEEKDNKIVLSDDQIIGVIASQLKKRKAALPEFEKSGREDLINELKSEIKVLESYLPEQLSEDEVTRMIQEVIDEVGATSMKDMGKVMQVMTDRATGRADNKLVSQIVRKLLA, encoded by the coding sequence ATGTCACTAAAAGAACAACTCTTCACGGACATGAAAGATGCCATGAAGGCCAAAGATTCTTTGAGAAAAAATACCATTCAATCTGTCAGAACTGCTGTGCTTCAAGAGGAAAAAGACAATAAAATTGTTTTGTCTGATGATCAAATAATTGGCGTTATTGCCTCGCAATTAAAGAAGCGTAAAGCAGCGCTGCCGGAATTTGAAAAAAGTGGTAGAGAAGATTTAATTAATGAATTAAAATCTGAGATCAAAGTGCTTGAAAGCTATTTACCTGAACAATTATCTGAAGACGAAGTTACACGTATGATTCAAGAAGTTATTGATGAAGTAGGTGCAACATCAATGAAAGATATGGGTAAAGTCATGCAAGTAATGACTGATAGAGCTACAGGTCGCGCAGACAACAAATTGGTCAGCCAAATTGTTAGAAAATTACTGGCATAG
- the ybeY gene encoding rRNA maturation RNase YbeY gives MIFFDDEDIALTKEQKNLATKTIETVLDYTKFPYEVDVTLTITDDTYIHQLNLEHRGKDKATDVLSFPMIDWPSPCAYAYLETQIDGLVNPEMGYVILGDIVLSMDHVNAQAAEYGHTFEREFSFLIVHSMLHLLGYDHENPDDEIVMIREQKNIMPNI, from the coding sequence ATGATTTTTTTTGACGATGAAGATATAGCACTAACAAAAGAGCAAAAGAACTTAGCAACAAAGACGATTGAAACAGTTCTTGATTATACTAAATTTCCATATGAGGTGGATGTTACGCTAACCATTACTGATGATACATATATACACCAATTAAATTTAGAACATCGAGGAAAAGATAAAGCTACAGATGTCTTATCTTTTCCAATGATTGATTGGCCAAGTCCCTGTGCATATGCCTATTTAGAAACCCAAATAGATGGTTTGGTAAATCCTGAGATGGGTTATGTGATTTTAGGGGATATAGTATTATCTATGGATCATGTCAATGCACAAGCAGCAGAATATGGGCACACTTTTGAACGGGAGTTTTCGTTTCTAATTGTTCATAGTATGTTACACCTTTTGGGCTATGACCATGAAAATCCAGATGACGAAATTGTAATGATACGTGAACAAAAAAACATTATGCCAAACATATAA
- a CDS encoding PhoH family protein — protein sequence MAISETSMHVEHEYLPALFGDYDTHAKQIEGALKVSLSNRGEKIQIKGTHHSVKTAEIVINDLLATLKKGVNLSEDNIQYAINMALEKRKTSLASISSEYICVTPNGKYIRPKTQGQKKYMDLIRNKMIVFGVGPAGTGKTYMAMAHAITAFKKNEVNRIILTRPAIEAGEKLGFLPGDLQSKVDPYLRPLYDALYEIMGTDSFLANMEKGLIEVAPLAYMRGRTLDNAFIVLDEAQNTTPAQMKMFLTRIGYGSKAIITGDITQKDLPGSTRSGLEVAMGILRDIPEIGMCRLTNKDVVRHPLVQKIVEAYENNKH from the coding sequence ATGGCAATATCAGAGACATCGATGCATGTAGAGCATGAGTATTTACCAGCTTTATTTGGTGACTATGATACGCATGCAAAACAAATTGAAGGTGCATTAAAAGTATCCTTGAGCAATCGAGGAGAAAAAATACAGATTAAAGGGACACATCATAGTGTGAAGACAGCTGAAATTGTCATTAATGATTTATTAGCGACACTAAAAAAAGGTGTGAATTTATCTGAGGATAATATTCAATATGCTATCAACATGGCATTGGAAAAGCGTAAAACATCACTCGCAAGTATCAGCTCTGAGTATATATGTGTTACGCCGAATGGAAAATATATTCGTCCTAAGACACAGGGGCAAAAAAAATATATGGATTTAATTCGTAATAAAATGATTGTGTTTGGTGTTGGACCGGCAGGAACGGGTAAAACATATATGGCTATGGCTCATGCCATTACTGCGTTTAAAAAAAATGAAGTTAATCGAATTATATTAACACGACCAGCCATTGAAGCGGGTGAAAAATTAGGCTTTTTACCAGGAGATTTGCAAAGTAAAGTAGATCCCTATTTAAGGCCTCTTTATGATGCGCTTTATGAAATTATGGGGACGGACAGCTTTTTAGCCAATATGGAAAAAGGGTTGATTGAAGTTGCGCCTCTTGCATATATGCGAGGAAGAACATTGGATAATGCGTTTATTGTATTAGATGAAGCGCAAAATACAACACCTGCCCAGATGAAGATGTTTTTGACACGTATTGGGTACGGTTCAAAAGCCATTATTACTGGAGATATTACCCAAAAAGATTTGCCGGGCAGTACACGCTCTGGTTTAGAGGTGGCTATGGGCATATTAAGAGATATTCCGGAAATAGGGATGTGTCGTTTGACGAATAAAGATGTTGTTCGACATCCGCTGGTACAAAAAATTGTTGAGGCATATGAAAATAACAAACATTAA